The Eublepharis macularius isolate TG4126 chromosome 12, MPM_Emac_v1.0, whole genome shotgun sequence genomic sequence CATTCTTAGGAAGGGTTTGATTTTAGCGAGGACTTGCCAGAGAATCTCTTGCCAGTGCCTGCCGTCAACTTTGGACAATACAAGGCAACACAAACAAGAACAGGCAGACATCTTGGTGCACCTTCAAGGCTCActcaattttattccagcataagctttcatggattaGAGCCCTCTTAACATCTGAAGACGTGGTCTGTGGTCTGCAGAAGCTGATATGAAATTTTATTAGCCTTGAAGGTGCCTCCTATCATATTGTTGCTGCAATAGACTATAATGCggctactcctctggaattaCAAACAAGAATGCTGTGAGCGGAATGCCTTCCCCTCACCATAGAATAGCCAAAGCCCATGGGTATCCAAGGCTCAGCGCAAGGAGATGGATGCACAGGTGTCAAGTGGAacatggtgtctgggcctgcaaCTAGCCCTTACGCCACAGAAAAGTTGCGATAGACTATCTGATTGACGGACGCCCTCTGTCTTGAGCTATGGCCCTGTCACTAAgttggacacttttcagtttggtttcagaaCTTCAGGGCTCTGCTGATCTAGAAAAGAAGCAGAAGAAAGCCAGATAGCAAACTTATGGCCAATTGTCCTTATTACTCTGTTCAggcttgattcagatataggcatgcagttaagaagccctgagcatcttaTTCGTTTTCTTATAGCCAGTTATTTAACTCCTGGCCAAAGGTACATCACAGATCATGTATTTGGTTCGTTGCTGGGAATAGTACTGGGAATAGGAAGAGCCCCgaggtgcagagtggtaagctgcagtactgtagcctaagctctgctcactgagttcgatcctggcagaagccgggttcaggtagccggctcaagattgactcagccttccatccttccaaggtcagtaaaatgagtacccagtttcctgagggcaaAGTGTGGATGACTGTGCAAACCACtgtgtaaaaagtctgccaagaaaacgttgtgatgtgacgtccccccatgggtcagtaatgactcggtgcttgcacaggggactacctttacctttacgaATCTCCAATTTCAGCAGCTTTGTTCTTTTTACTATGTGATAAAGACCCTCAAAACCATTTTTTAGTCCTTTCATCTGTTTAGTTATGATTAGTTCTGCTCCTCAAGAGCATTGCCTTGTATAGGATtggtgggagaaaggcaaggaaaaagaaagcatGACTGAATGTCCTCCATCAGCATCTTTGTCTCTTTCCTCCTGTAGATGATGCCTGCTCCACCATGGCCAACCATTCTTCTCTGGTGAGCGAGTTCATCTTTGATGGTTTCTCTGGATTGCCTGACTTGCAAACATTCCTCTTTGTGGTGGTGCTCTCCATGTACACCGTGTCACTTGCTGGGAATACTACCATCACCGCTGTGATCAAGTTAAACCCGGTCCTTCATACACCCATGTACTTTTTCTTGACGAACTTGTCTCTGTTGGAAATATGCTACACAACAGCCATTGTTCCCAAAATGCTAGTGAGCCTGGTGTCTGAAAACAGAAAGATCTCTCTCTGGGGTTGTGCCACGCAGATGTATTTCTTCACTCTTTTTGGCATCACAGAATGCTGCCTTCTTGCAGCTATGGCCTATGACCGCTATGTGGCCATCTGTAACCCACTGCGGTACACTGTCATAATGAATCGGGGGGTCTGTGCCCAACTCTCAGTGGCCTCGTGGTCAGTAGGGGTGATAGTAGGACTAGGCCAAACCAACTATGTCTTTAGCCTGACCTACTGTGGGCCAAATAGGATTAAGCACTTCTTCTGTGATATTCCTCCGCTCTTGACTTTAGCTTGTGGAGATACTTCAATGAACGTCATTGCTGTATATATGGTGGCTGTTCTTTTCATCACCACGCCTTTCCTTCTCATCCTCACATCCTACATATACATCATCACCTCTATTTTGAAGATGCCTTCAGCTGAGGGCAGGCGTAAAGCTTTCTCCACATGCTCCTCACACCTCATTGTGGTCTCCTTATTCTATGGTTCAGGCATCATCACATATCTTAGGCCCAAATCCAGCTATTCCACAGAAGGTGACAAGCTGCTGGCCCTCTTCTATACAGTTGTGACATCCATGTTGAACCCCATCATCTACAGTCTGAGGAACAAGGAAGTCAAAGAGGCCCTGAAGAGAATGATCAATGGTGGACTGTGCTCTGGACAGATCAAGTGATTCTCAAAGGATCCAGTGAATGTAGCTGAAAACTAGGAAGTCTCTCACTTCAGTTTTGATGTTTAGGGTGCTGTCTGTGTAAATCATCTTTGAGTAAATTATTGCATGAAAGAAAAGTTATTTGCATTTTCATAATATATACACTGTAAACATTCTAACAAAATTAGCTACTAGCTCTTGCCAAAGATCATAACTTGGAGAAGTTCATTGTTGCAACGATTCTCAGACAACTGTAGGATTAGGAATCTCTCTTGTATGGTCCATAAGGAGCCAATGACTTTGTATTAGAACACCGATGCCTAGTCGCCATgtcaattaaaaaatatataatataagGAACACTGTTTAACAATTTACCATTTTCACCAGTCAGaaagagcaaaacaaaaaaacaccccctcccccaagccacTACACATCTGAGGTAATAAACATGTATTACTTGGACAAGCATTTTATCACCTccaggagggggggcagaggatcTTTGTTTGCAGAGGCTGAAGGAACAGTTGAGGGAGTTTTCTTTTGCCATCCCTGCCAGAAAGAACACCATGGACAGTTGCTGGGTGACCAGAGTTTGTGTACATGAAGGAAAGACCACAATGACCTCTCCCCTCATCCCTTTTTTGAGGGGGATGGGTTAGGGATTATAGTCAATCTATTTATAAGCCTCCATAAAGACTGTTTGATTGAAAGGTGGGATGCTACAGTAATAAGCGGCAGTGTCATCTACAGCTCATGGTAGCTGCTTCGTGGTTCATCCCAATTCAGACATAAAAAAAGAGGGAAGATCATTCATGGTATACttttaactcagagccaagctacaagttacgcctgacaaaggttggacacttgtcagcttccctcaagtttcgatgggaaatgtaggcatcctggtcttgcagctgtaatggagagccaagctgtaaaaccaggacgcctacatttcccatcaaaacttgagggaagctgacaagtgtccaacctgtgtaaggcgtcacttgtagcttggctcacagtcctTCCAAGGTGATGTTCTGCGAGCTGCAAGAAGGAGGCTAAAGCCTCCCTGGTCCTTTCTCAACTGCTTCAAACTCTTTAATCTGAGTTTCTCCACTTAGATCCATAACTTATGATATTCCTAACAAACTGGGTGTTTATTCAAGGATTCTTGAGTTTTCCTTCATTTTCTTGTATCCAGGCTTTCACCTGACAGCATGAAGTCCACACTCACTCTCAGAAGATGTAGTAGTTATTTAAGCCATTTATACCTCTATTCCATCATGGGACTCAAGATGTGATACAGAGATGTTCCCAACAGGTTTCATATCAAGGCACTGAGCAGTCCCAGTCTTGCTTAGGTTCAGCGAGGTTGCTGTATATGGTGTCTGCCAACCATACTCTGAGACGTCTGTGTGCTCACAGGTGAGCACGTGCACGTTTCCCTGTCTGACTCTAAGGTCATCCCAAAGGTGATACAACCAAGCTGTGGAGATCTACAGTGTCCTTTCCTCTTCTTTGCCACTGGAGAAAGACCAGAGGGGTGGACCACTGTATTTGATGCTGTTGGAGGGTCTCGGGACTCTTGAATGGATTGGGTTTTCTTTCCCCATAATTTCTCATCAGTTCTTTGTTCCATAACTGGTTCTGTCACTCCCATTCAGTGCATTATGTCTTTCAGACAAACCAGTGGGAAGGATTAGATTACACCTACCCAACCCATCACATCTTTATTGTTTTTCAGATGTGGTATGGGTGTTGGATGGGTGTATGTTTTCCTTAGTTTATGAAATGCATGTTGTAAGCTCCTATGGGAAAGACGTTCTGTTTATTTGCTCATGAAACTGTAATGGAACAGGGACAGTAAAAGTCACCAAAAATAATAAAGATGGAATGAATACAGGTCTGACACTCCTCAACAATGACCAACTAGATGTCCCCCAAGAAATTCACAAGCAGACCATGAAGAAAGTTTGTCACCTCTGGTTGCCAGAGGAATGTGGACTTTGAGGTTCTATTCACTTCTTTAATGacctttgccatcttctgggcatgcagtaagggtcactgagtgtgtgtgtgtgtggggggggggaggtaactgtaaatttcctgcattgtgcagggggttggactagatgaccctaaatgTGCCTtacagccctatgattctataattctatgaccTATGACCGTTGATGATAATCCATGCAGGGAGCCTTTGACATGCATAATATGTTTTCCAAGACCTCAGGGTCAAGCAAAGAAGGTGCTGTCTGAGCACAGACAAAGAATTCATCCTAATTGGACCATCCAATCTGCTAGCCATTTGCCTGTCCCTATTTGCTGCCATTTTGCTCATCATGGGAAACAGCACTATCCTTGCTATGAAAACTGACTCATAATCCCATATATTTCTTGAATAATCCCATATATTTCTTCCTCATCAACCTCTCCTTGAGGTGTATCTTCTAGAAGCTGGCTGATGCCTTGACTCTGTTTTGCAACACACTAATAATACTGAGCTTTAAATCTTCTACGAGGCCACATAAACCAAACGGTCCCTTTCAACTGAACTTGCACACTAGAGTCCAACTATGATGAAATTCAGAGTTTGGCCTGGATTGCTTTGGCATTGCAACTACTTTTGTGAATGCTCAGATGAATCATTCTGTAGGGCTATGAACTGGAGCCAGTTGGTTGGTACACTCAAACTGGAGATTAAAATCTACCTCCCAGTCAGTCATTGGTAGCAACAGCAAATTATTATTCCAGGTCTACAAAAACAATTAGGCAATTTCATGGAGGGCAACTCAATGGCAGGGGGGCGGGTAGCTGAATGGAATCTTTGTGTCCAGAATCAGAATGTCTCTGAATACCAGCTGCTGGGAGCAAATAATGGGAAAAATTGTGCCCTCGTGCCCAGTTTGTGAATTTCCAGATATATCTGGTTGGCCTTTGTAGGAAAAAGGATGTTCTAAACAAATCTCTGGTCCAATCCAGCAGAACTTTATAGGGTCACCAAGAGATTGTTGGtagatttctggagatttgggggtggagcctagggaggacaGGGTTTAGAGAGACACCTCAGCgagatataatgtcatagagtccatcctccaaagtagctgTCTATCTAAATAATGCTGCCATGATCTAGGGCCTAAGGCTTAGGAATGAGTGGCCTGCGGGCCACAAAAAAGCCCCTCTTCTGCAAAGGCCTGAGGCCTTGTGAAATTTTCCAATAGGCCTACAGCTCCTCAAACACCCTCCAAGCATGACTGGGCTGAGGAAAAACGGAGGGAAAAGCAGAAGCCAATCActggcgaggaggaggaggagaagtctttctttctttgttcataGGAGTCATCACTTGAGACCCCACTGCCTAACCCAGTTCCTTTCTTTATGTGTCAGATTTTATGGAAAAGATACCCACTGATTTTTAACTCACAACCTAATTTATAAACATCCTCAGCAATTTACTCACGAGGTAAAGCAACTATATCTTCTCATAGCAATAAGGACTCAGATCCAAGACAGAGCACATGATTTGAATACAGTacaattcttggcatctccatttaTAGGACCACAAATGGCAGGAGCCTGGAAATATGACAGAAAAAAAGATTCCTGCACTCTGTTAATTAACACATCAGAGAGAAAGCTAGAACTACCCCTGCTTCTCACTTGActcgaaagccccttgctggggtcatcataagtttattatgacttgatggcacacatacacacacacacagaaggctAGACTTGAATCTTTGACAGTTAGCTTTCTTTAAGCAAGGTTTTTGTTCTTTAGACGAGTCATATGACCTTGCACCTGCAATCTGTTATGGTTTAGTCACACACAGGTTTACCATCTCAGTCAACAAGGCTAAGGACATGATCTTGACATAACATAAATATTGTGGAAGGTTTGGGGACTTTAGATCCATTGGTTTGATGACACCATCGTAATTACTGTTGCTATTGTCCTGAGGAGCTTATCAGAGGTAGCTTCCTCGCACAAGAGGATCTAGAATCGACACCATAATCTTCATTATTTTTAACAATGCCATTTGGGACTCATTTAGGAGGAAATAATATGCGTGGTCCTCAGTATTCTTTTTATATCAGCATTTGTTCAGGAGTGAACTCATTAGGCTTCTATCGCCTCTATGGTTTGCATTATAAGCTCCATCAGGTATAGACAATTTTATGGAAGGTCTTTCAAAGAGGTAGACCCAGCTTAATTCTAGCCGGGATATACTCTCAAGTTTGTTCTTAATGCAGAGGCGAGCCAATGATGTAATGTGAGAGAGAAGGTAGCTGCAAGCATATGGAAAGTACCAGATACTGAATTCCATGCTTGATGCTTCCCCAGAGATGGATTTTCAGAGGCATGGATGGAGGAAGCTGCACCTTGCAAACTTCTACCTGTTAGGCAGCTATTAAAACCATAGAAGGACCTCCCAACATTATAAATGAATGGATGAACAAATAAGGTGGCCAGCCCTAGATACAAGGTTCAGTCAGCCCAGGGTTCATAAGCCAAACAGAAACAAAAGGTCAAAGATGAGCCAAGGAAGATGTGTGAGGAGCTTCTTCTGAGGAAAAAACTCTAACTCGGCCTCCT encodes the following:
- the LOC129338218 gene encoding olfactory receptor 10AG1-like; protein product: MSSVLKDDACSTMANHSSLVSEFIFDGFSGLPDLQTFLFVVVLSMYTVSLAGNTTITAVIKLNPVLHTPMYFFLTNLSLLEICYTTAIVPKMLVSLVSENRKISLWGCATQMYFFTLFGITECCLLAAMAYDRYVAICNPLRYTVIMNRGVCAQLSVASWSVGVIVGLGQTNYVFSLTYCGPNRIKHFFCDIPPLLTLACGDTSMNVIAVYMVAVLFITTPFLLILTSYIYIITSILKMPSAEGRRKAFSTCSSHLIVVSLFYGSGIITYLRPKSSYSTEGDKLLALFYTVVTSMLNPIIYSLRNKEVKEALKRMINGGLCSGQIK